The following proteins are encoded in a genomic region of Garra rufa unplaced genomic scaffold, GarRuf1.0 hap1_unplaced_002, whole genome shotgun sequence:
- the LOC141305344 gene encoding uncharacterized protein, with protein sequence MESEVLDEMQDEDQYFITGRESISCSQTENTSSKTHFTCQYCGKSFSQHGNLIVHLRIHTGEKPFTCQQCGKHFSEHGNLKVHMRIHTGEKPFTCQQFGKHFSEHGNLKVHMRIHTGEKPFTCQECGKSFTKKAALKSHMNVHTGEKPFTCPLCGKHFSQQGSINRHMRTHTGEKPFICHQCGMSFSDSDHFKNHVTSHTGEKPFMCNHCGKTCSNKTNLNLHMRIHTGEKDYICPYCGKTFRFRGNLRAHMRVHSEEKPFSCLSCGKSFTLKGNLTAHMRLHTGDRPSAT encoded by the exons ATGGAGAGTGAAGTACTAGATGAAATGCAAGATGAAGATCAGTATTTTATAACTGGACGAGAATCAATTAGTTGCTCTCAGACAGAAAATACTTCAAGTAAAACTCATTTCACCTGCCagtattgtggaaagagtttcagtcaacatgGAAACCTTATAGTCCacttgaggattcacactggagagaagccttttacctgccaacagtgtggaaaacatttcagtgaacatggaaatcttaaagtccacatgaggattcacactggagagaagccttttacctgccaacagtttggaaaacatttcagtgaacatggaaatcttaaagtccacatgaggattcacactggagagaagcctttcacctgccaagagTGTGGAAAATCTTTCACTAAAAAAGCAGCCCTCAAAAGCCACATGAACGTCCACACAGGTGAAAAGCCCTTCACATGCCCTctgtgtggaaaacatttcagtcaacaaggaagcattaacaggcacatgagaactcacactggagagaagcc TTTTATAtgccatcagtgtggaatgagtttctCAGACAGTGATCATTTTAAAAATCATGTAAcatctcacactggagagaagccgttcatgTGCAATCACTGTGGAAAAACTTGCTCAAACAAGACAAACCTAAAtctacacatgagaattcatactggagagaaggatTATATCTGCCCTTATTGTGGAAAGACTTTCAGATTTAGAGGAAACCTTCGggctcacatgagagttcacagtgaagaaaaaccttttagttgcctttcatgtggaaagagtttcacacttAAAGGAAACCTTACCGCTCACATGAGGCTTCACACTGGAGACAGACCTTCTGCAACATAA